The following are from one region of the Streptomyces tuirus genome:
- a CDS encoding 3-isopropylmalate dehydrogenase gives MSRSLNLAVIPGDGIGQEVVAEGLKVLSAVLPQDVKLETEEYDFGARRYHATGETLTDADLDALKRHDAILLGAIGDPSVPSGVLERGFLLKLRFAFDHHVNLRPSKLLPGVATPLAGEPQIDFVVVREGTEGPYTGNGGTIRTGTEHEVATEVSVNTAFGVERVVRDAFARAQARPRKKLALIHKNNVLTFAGHLWTNIFNKVAEEFPEVTTEYMHVDAATIYLVTQPERFDVIVTDNLFGDIVTDLAAAVSGGIGVAASGNINPSGDFPSMFEPVHGSAPDIAGQGKADPTATVLSVALLLRHLGYEAEAARIDEAVAADLGERTGKPARSTSEIGDALAVRVAG, from the coding sequence ATGTCTCGCAGCCTCAATCTCGCAGTGATTCCCGGTGACGGCATCGGCCAGGAGGTCGTGGCCGAAGGCCTGAAGGTCCTCTCCGCCGTCCTTCCGCAGGATGTGAAGCTGGAGACCGAGGAGTACGACTTCGGCGCCCGGCGCTACCACGCCACCGGTGAGACCCTCACCGACGCCGACCTCGACGCCCTGAAGCGGCACGACGCCATTCTGCTCGGCGCGATCGGTGACCCGTCCGTGCCGTCCGGCGTCCTGGAGCGCGGCTTCCTGCTCAAGCTCCGCTTCGCCTTCGACCACCACGTCAACCTGCGTCCGTCGAAGCTCCTCCCGGGTGTCGCCACCCCGCTCGCCGGTGAGCCGCAGATCGACTTCGTCGTGGTCCGCGAGGGCACCGAGGGGCCGTATACCGGCAACGGCGGCACGATCCGCACGGGCACCGAGCACGAGGTCGCCACCGAGGTCTCCGTGAACACGGCCTTCGGCGTTGAGCGCGTGGTCCGCGACGCCTTCGCCCGGGCCCAGGCCCGCCCCCGCAAGAAGCTGGCGCTGATCCACAAGAACAACGTGCTGACCTTCGCGGGTCACCTGTGGACCAACATCTTCAACAAGGTGGCCGAGGAGTTCCCCGAGGTCACCACCGAGTACATGCACGTGGACGCGGCGACGATCTACCTCGTCACGCAGCCCGAGCGCTTCGACGTGATCGTCACCGACAACCTCTTCGGCGACATCGTCACCGACCTCGCCGCGGCCGTCTCCGGCGGCATCGGCGTCGCCGCGAGCGGGAACATCAACCCCTCCGGCGACTTCCCCTCGATGTTCGAGCCCGTGCACGGCTCGGCCCCGGACATCGCGGGCCAGGGCAAGGCCGACCCGACCGCCACCGTGCTGTCCGTCGCGCTGCTGCTGCGCCACCTCGGCTACGAGGCCGAGGCCGCCCGCATCGACGAGGCGGTCGCGGCCGACCTCGGCGAGCGCACCGGCAAGCCCGCCCGTTCCACCTCGGAGATCGGCGACGCGCTCGCCGTACGCGTAGCCGGCTGA
- a CDS encoding purple acid phosphatase family protein, whose protein sequence is MEIPHFGIPPELAGRMSMAEQHVYLRTRLSRRRTLVTAGAVAGGLLTGCSGSGSASRTGRTGATATGLPSPSTSAAPGSLVTPFGRHLAFGADPKTQMRISWQVPLAVRKPYVRVGLRPDDLGRKIEAELRDLRTPELKGIRAAVEQYYLHAALDGLRPDTTYYYGVGHEGFDPASPRHRPTVTSFRTAPARAPGRFVFTAFGDQGVGDEAALNDRTLLRRKPAFHLHAGDICYADPTGKGKESDVFDASQWDRFLKQTEPVARSVPWMVTTGNHDMEAWYSPDGYGGQLARFSLPDSGFDARTAPGVYAFTYGNVGVVALDANDVSYEIPANFGYTEGRQTKWLDGKLGELRSSKDVDFIVVFFHHCAYSTSTHASDGGVRAEWLPLFARHEVDLVINGHNHVYERTDAIRGGEVGRPVPVGGTTDPRRDGIVYVTAGGGGKDLYGFPDGVKESYEGNTSDHEPVSTFRWTKSQGAKAESAQWSRVRYRGFSFLSVEARSGARPGLKVSALSSSGERIDHFEVRRGA, encoded by the coding sequence ATGGAGATCCCCCACTTCGGCATCCCGCCCGAGCTCGCCGGCCGGATGAGCATGGCGGAGCAGCACGTGTACCTGCGGACCCGGCTGTCGCGGCGGCGCACCCTGGTGACGGCGGGCGCGGTGGCGGGCGGGCTGCTGACCGGCTGCTCCGGCTCCGGTTCCGCCTCCCGTACCGGGCGGACCGGCGCCACGGCGACCGGGCTCCCGTCGCCGAGCACGTCGGCGGCGCCCGGATCCCTCGTCACCCCTTTCGGCCGCCATCTCGCCTTCGGCGCCGACCCGAAGACACAGATGCGGATCTCCTGGCAGGTGCCGCTCGCGGTGCGGAAGCCGTACGTCCGGGTGGGCCTGCGCCCCGACGACCTCGGCCGCAAGATCGAGGCGGAGCTGCGCGACCTGCGCACCCCGGAGCTGAAGGGCATCCGGGCGGCGGTCGAGCAGTACTACCTGCACGCGGCGCTGGACGGCCTCCGTCCGGACACGACGTACTACTACGGCGTCGGCCACGAGGGCTTCGACCCGGCCTCCCCGCGGCACCGGCCGACCGTGACGTCGTTCCGCACGGCACCGGCGAGAGCGCCCGGGCGTTTCGTGTTCACCGCGTTCGGCGACCAGGGCGTCGGTGACGAGGCGGCCCTCAACGACCGTACGCTGCTGCGCCGGAAGCCCGCCTTCCATCTGCACGCCGGCGACATCTGCTACGCCGATCCGACCGGCAAGGGCAAGGAGTCGGACGTCTTCGACGCGAGCCAGTGGGACCGGTTCCTGAAGCAGACCGAGCCGGTGGCCCGGTCGGTGCCGTGGATGGTGACGACCGGCAACCACGACATGGAGGCCTGGTACTCACCCGACGGCTACGGCGGCCAGCTCGCCCGGTTCTCCCTGCCGGACAGCGGCTTCGACGCGCGCACGGCACCGGGCGTGTACGCCTTCACGTACGGCAACGTGGGTGTGGTCGCGCTGGACGCGAACGACGTGTCGTACGAGATTCCCGCCAACTTCGGCTACACGGAGGGGCGGCAGACGAAGTGGCTGGACGGCAAGCTCGGCGAACTGCGCTCCTCGAAGGACGTCGACTTCATCGTCGTCTTCTTCCACCACTGCGCCTACTCGACGTCCACGCACGCCTCGGACGGAGGGGTGCGCGCCGAGTGGCTGCCGCTGTTCGCCCGGCACGAGGTGGATCTGGTGATCAACGGGCACAACCACGTCTACGAGCGGACGGACGCCATCCGGGGCGGCGAGGTGGGCCGGCCGGTGCCGGTCGGCGGGACGACGGATCCGCGGCGGGACGGGATCGTGTACGTCACCGCGGGCGGGGGTGGCAAGGACCTGTACGGCTTCCCCGACGGCGTGAAGGAGAGCTACGAGGGGAACACCTCCGACCACGAGCCGGTCAGCACGTTCCGGTGGACCAAGTCCCAGGGCGCCAAGGCGGAGTCGGCGCAGTGGTCGCGGGTGCGCTACCGCGGCTTCTCGTTCCTCTCGGTGGAGGCGCGCAGCGGGGCCAGGCCGGGACTGAAGGTGTCGGCGCTGTCGTCGAGCGGTGAGCGGATCGACCACTTCGAGGTACGGCGCGGGGCGTGA
- a CDS encoding GNAT family N-acetyltransferase codes for MTIPVRTTHTADLPPAELDAVRGLLDAAFEGDFGDEDWDHGLGGMHALVHDGSGLAAHGAVVMRRVRHGGRWLRAGYVENVAVRADVRRGGLGGRIMAELERVVDRAYDLGALSASDDGARLYTSRGWQPWTGRVHALSPRDGIVRLPEEEGSTYVRAALAGSLDPAHELVFDWRDGDVL; via the coding sequence ATGACCATCCCTGTGCGCACCACCCACACCGCCGATCTGCCCCCCGCCGAACTCGACGCCGTGCGCGGCCTGCTGGACGCCGCGTTCGAGGGGGACTTCGGGGACGAGGACTGGGATCACGGGCTCGGCGGCATGCATGCCCTCGTGCACGACGGCTCCGGGCTCGCCGCGCACGGGGCGGTCGTGATGCGGCGGGTGCGGCACGGCGGGCGGTGGCTGCGGGCCGGGTACGTCGAGAACGTCGCCGTGCGCGCCGACGTCCGCCGTGGCGGCCTCGGCGGGCGGATCATGGCGGAGCTGGAGCGTGTCGTCGACCGCGCCTACGACCTCGGCGCCCTGTCCGCGAGCGACGACGGTGCCCGGCTCTACACCTCCCGCGGCTGGCAGCCCTGGACCGGTCGGGTGCACGCCCTCAGCCCGCGGGACGGCATCGTCCGGCTGCCGGAGGAGGAGGGCAGCACCTACGTCCGCGCCGCCCTGGCCGGCTCCCTCGACCCCGCGCATGAGCTGGTCTTCGACTGGCGCGACGGCGACGTGCTCTAG
- the serA gene encoding phosphoglycerate dehydrogenase, whose translation MSSKPVVLIAEELSPATVDALGPDFEIRHCNGADRAELLPAIADVDAILVRSATKVDAEAIAAAKKLKVVARAGVGLDNVDVSAATKAGVMVVNAPTSNIVTAAELACGLLIATARHIPQANAALKNGEWKRSKYTGVELAEKTLGVVGLGRIGALVAQRMSGFGMKVVAYDPYIQPARAAQMGVKVLSLDELLEVSDFITVHLPKTPETVGLIGDEALRKVKPSVRIVNAARGGIVDEEALYSALKEGRVAGAGLDVYAKEPCTDSPLFEFDQVVCTPHLGASTDEAQEKAGIAVARSVRLALAGELVPDAVNVQGGVIAEDVKPGLPLAERLGRIFTALAGEVAVRLDVEVYGEITQHDVKVLELSALKGVFEDVVDETVSYVNAPLFAQERGVEVRLTTSSEATEHRNVVTVRGTLADGEEVSVSGTLAGPKHLQKIVAVGDFDVDLALADHMIVLKYEDRPGVVGTVGRILGEAGLNIAGMQVSRAAAGGEALAVLTVDDTVTASVLAEVAAEIGATSARSVNLA comes from the coding sequence GTGAGCTCGAAACCCGTCGTACTCATCGCTGAAGAGCTGTCGCCCGCCACCGTCGACGCCCTGGGCCCGGACTTCGAGATCCGGCACTGCAACGGCGCGGACCGCGCCGAGCTGCTCCCGGCCATCGCCGATGTGGACGCGATCCTGGTCCGCTCGGCCACCAAGGTCGACGCCGAGGCGATCGCCGCCGCGAAGAAGCTGAAGGTCGTCGCACGAGCCGGCGTCGGCCTGGACAACGTGGACGTCTCCGCCGCCACCAAGGCCGGCGTGATGGTCGTCAACGCCCCGACCTCCAACATCGTGACCGCCGCCGAACTGGCCTGCGGTCTGCTCATCGCCACCGCCCGCCACATCCCGCAGGCCAACGCCGCGCTGAAGAACGGCGAGTGGAAGCGCAGCAAGTACACGGGCGTGGAGCTCGCCGAGAAGACCCTCGGTGTCGTCGGCCTCGGCCGCATCGGCGCGCTCGTCGCCCAGCGCATGTCCGGGTTCGGTATGAAGGTCGTCGCCTACGACCCCTACATCCAGCCCGCCCGCGCCGCGCAGATGGGCGTCAAGGTGCTGTCGCTGGACGAGCTGCTCGAGGTCTCCGACTTCATCACCGTCCACCTGCCCAAGACCCCCGAGACGGTCGGCCTGATCGGCGACGAGGCGCTGCGCAAGGTCAAGCCGAGTGTGCGCATCGTCAACGCCGCGCGCGGCGGGATCGTCGACGAGGAGGCGCTGTACTCCGCCCTCAAGGAGGGCCGGGTCGCCGGTGCCGGTCTCGACGTGTACGCGAAGGAGCCCTGCACGGACTCCCCGCTGTTCGAGTTCGACCAGGTCGTCTGCACCCCGCACCTCGGCGCCTCGACCGACGAGGCGCAGGAGAAGGCCGGTATCGCCGTCGCCCGCTCCGTGCGGCTCGCCCTCGCCGGTGAGCTCGTGCCGGACGCGGTGAACGTGCAGGGCGGTGTCATCGCCGAGGACGTCAAGCCGGGCCTGCCGCTCGCCGAGCGCCTGGGCCGGATCTTCACCGCGCTCGCCGGTGAGGTCGCCGTCCGCCTCGACGTCGAGGTTTACGGCGAGATCACCCAGCACGACGTGAAGGTGCTGGAGCTGTCCGCGCTCAAGGGTGTCTTCGAGGACGTCGTCGACGAGACGGTGTCGTACGTCAACGCCCCGCTGTTCGCGCAGGAGCGTGGCGTCGAGGTGCGTCTGACCACCAGCTCCGAGGCGACCGAGCACCGCAACGTCGTCACGGTGCGCGGCACCCTCGCCGACGGCGAGGAGGTGTCGGTGTCCGGCACGCTGGCCGGCCCGAAGCACCTCCAGAAGATCGTCGCCGTCGGTGACTTCGACGTGGACCTCGCGCTCGCCGACCACATGATCGTGCTGAAGTACGAGGACCGTCCCGGTGTCGTCGGCACGGTGGGCCGCATCCTCGGTGAGGCGGGCCTCAACATTGCCGGCATGCAGGTGTCGCGGGCGGCTGCCGGCGGCGAGGCGCTGGCGGTGCTGACCGTGGACGACACGGTGACCGCGTCGGTGCTGGCCGAGGTGGCCGCGGAGATCGGGGCGACCTCGGCTCGCTCCGTCAACCTGGCCTGA
- a CDS encoding PucR family transcriptional regulator, with the protein MYEGLREVRDNAGVTSEHRGDYEELVDEISELLGAPATLENRDFELIAFGAYDSEGDLDPSALDPVRTRSILTRRSTAAVRAWFEGFGITRATGPVRIPPTPEAGVYRGRICLPVRHRGVVHGYIWLLDDDPGPSERQLTAAMGVTARIGALLADEAQHGADLSRELRAVLTAERGWQSDMAVAELRTALGPRADGLHALLCVAPWPSADPDDAPSVRAIPGATALCTLPWGATAQCLAVLIRLRSPEVLTPATTAAGRLLERARGGSGIGGMEGSSTGATGATGTAGRASTASGTGTARSGASTPRSGSGAATLQSSPAAGIATPRSGLADLATAWAEASAAARAALAEARFGPVAQWASIGPFRLLTALPPEVAHDPVARTLLAPVHHELARTAEVFLDSAGQAARAAAELGIHRQTLYYRLSRIEKLTGLDLDDGEDRLLLHMALKAHRL; encoded by the coding sequence ATGTATGAAGGGCTCCGGGAAGTGCGCGACAATGCCGGGGTGACGTCGGAACACAGGGGCGACTACGAGGAGCTGGTCGACGAGATCTCGGAGCTGCTCGGCGCGCCCGCGACGCTGGAGAACCGGGACTTCGAGCTGATCGCCTTCGGTGCCTACGACAGTGAGGGCGACCTCGATCCGTCGGCCCTGGACCCGGTGCGCACCCGCTCGATCCTCACCCGCCGCTCGACGGCGGCGGTGCGGGCGTGGTTCGAGGGCTTCGGCATCACCCGGGCGACGGGCCCGGTCCGCATCCCCCCGACACCGGAGGCCGGGGTGTACCGGGGCCGGATCTGTCTCCCCGTCCGCCACCGGGGTGTGGTGCACGGCTACATCTGGCTCCTGGACGACGATCCCGGCCCGAGCGAACGCCAGCTCACCGCCGCCATGGGGGTCACGGCACGCATCGGGGCCCTGCTCGCGGACGAGGCGCAGCACGGCGCCGACCTCAGCCGTGAACTGAGAGCGGTCCTCACCGCCGAGCGCGGCTGGCAGAGCGACATGGCCGTCGCCGAGCTCCGCACGGCCCTCGGCCCCCGCGCCGACGGCCTCCACGCCCTGCTGTGCGTCGCCCCCTGGCCCTCGGCCGACCCCGACGACGCCCCGTCGGTCCGCGCGATCCCCGGCGCGACGGCCCTGTGCACGCTGCCGTGGGGCGCGACGGCCCAGTGCCTGGCGGTCCTGATCCGCCTGCGCTCCCCGGAGGTCCTCACCCCGGCGACGACGGCGGCGGGGCGACTGCTGGAGCGGGCGCGAGGGGGAAGCGGCATCGGTGGCATGGAGGGGTCCTCCACGGGTGCGACGGGTGCGACAGGCACGGCCGGCAGAGCGAGCACGGCGAGCGGAACGGGCACAGCCCGCTCCGGTGCCTCCACCCCTCGCTCCGGCTCCGGTGCCGCCACCCTCCAGTCCTCCCCCGCCGCCGGTATCGCCACCCCCCGCTCCGGCCTCGCCGACCTGGCGACGGCCTGGGCCGAGGCCTCGGCGGCCGCCCGGGCGGCACTGGCCGAGGCGCGGTTCGGGCCGGTCGCGCAGTGGGCATCGATCGGGCCGTTCCGGCTGCTCACCGCCCTGCCCCCGGAAGTCGCCCACGACCCCGTCGCCCGTACGCTGCTCGCCCCGGTCCACCACGAACTCGCCCGGACCGCGGAGGTCTTCCTCGACAGCGCCGGGCAGGCCGCCCGGGCCGCCGCCGAGCTGGGCATCCACCGCCAGACCCTCTACTACCGGCTGTCCCGCATCGAGAAGCTCACCGGACTCGACCTGGACGACGGCGAGGACCGGCTGCTGCTGCACATGGCTCTGAAGGCACACCGGCTGTGA
- the pruA gene encoding L-glutamate gamma-semialdehyde dehydrogenase — MDAVTQVPTPVNEPVHGYAPGSPERARLEAKLKELADNPVDLPCTIGGEKRMGGGEAFQVVQPHNHKAVLGTYRNATQADAQDAIDAALAAAPAWRAMAFDDRAAIILRAAELLSGPWRETLAASTMLGQSKTAQQAEIDTPCELIDFWRFNVSYARKLLAEQPPANSPGVWNRLDHRPLEGFVYAITPFNFTAIAGNLPTAPALMGNVVVWKPSPTQTHAAVLLMQLLEEAGLPKGVINLVTGDGIEVSKVALEHRDLAGIHFTGSTPTFQYLWKTVGNNIEKYRTYPRLVGETGGKDFLVAHPSADPAILKTAFTRGAFEFQGQKCSATSRAYIPASIWNSGFKEELAAEVDGIKMGDVTDLSNFIGAVIDERAFAKNKAAIDRAKEDATCTIVAGGTYDDSEGYFVRPTVIECTDPENEVFRTEYFGPIIAVHVYEDDKYDEMLTQMESVSDYALTGSVIANDRAAAAYTADKLRYAAGNFYINDKSTGAVVGQQPFGGGRASGTNDKAGAPQNLMRWTLTRAIKETLVPPTDYTYPHMG; from the coding sequence ATGGACGCTGTGACCCAGGTCCCCACGCCCGTCAACGAGCCGGTGCACGGCTACGCCCCCGGCTCGCCCGAGCGGGCCCGCCTGGAGGCCAAGCTGAAGGAGCTGGCCGACAACCCCGTCGACCTGCCCTGCACCATCGGCGGCGAGAAGCGGATGGGCGGCGGCGAGGCCTTCCAGGTCGTCCAGCCGCACAACCACAAGGCCGTGCTCGGCACCTACCGCAACGCCACGCAGGCGGACGCCCAGGACGCCATCGACGCGGCCCTGGCCGCCGCGCCCGCCTGGCGTGCGATGGCCTTCGACGACCGCGCGGCGATCATCCTGCGCGCCGCCGAGCTGCTGTCCGGCCCCTGGCGCGAGACGCTCGCCGCCTCCACCATGCTCGGCCAGTCCAAGACCGCCCAGCAGGCCGAGATCGACACGCCCTGCGAGCTGATCGACTTCTGGCGGTTCAACGTCTCCTACGCCCGCAAGCTGCTCGCCGAGCAGCCCCCGGCGAACTCGCCCGGCGTGTGGAACCGTCTGGACCACCGCCCGCTGGAGGGCTTCGTCTACGCGATCACGCCCTTCAACTTCACCGCCATTGCGGGCAACCTTCCGACGGCCCCCGCCCTGATGGGCAACGTCGTCGTCTGGAAGCCGTCCCCGACGCAGACCCACGCCGCCGTGCTGCTGATGCAGCTGCTGGAGGAGGCCGGTCTGCCCAAGGGCGTCATCAACCTCGTCACCGGTGACGGCATCGAGGTCTCCAAGGTCGCCCTGGAGCACCGCGACCTCGCCGGCATCCACTTCACCGGCTCGACCCCCACCTTCCAGTACCTGTGGAAGACGGTCGGCAACAACATCGAGAAGTACCGCACCTACCCGCGTCTCGTCGGCGAGACCGGCGGCAAGGACTTCCTCGTCGCCCACCCGTCGGCCGACCCGGCGATCCTGAAGACGGCGTTCACCCGCGGTGCCTTCGAGTTCCAGGGCCAGAAGTGCAGCGCCACCTCCCGCGCGTACATCCCGGCCTCGATCTGGAACTCCGGCTTCAAGGAGGAGCTCGCGGCCGAGGTCGACGGCATCAAGATGGGTGACGTCACCGACCTGTCGAACTTCATCGGCGCCGTCATCGACGAGCGTGCCTTCGCCAAGAACAAGGCCGCCATCGACCGCGCCAAGGAGGACGCCACCTGCACGATCGTCGCGGGCGGCACCTACGACGACTCCGAGGGCTATTTCGTCCGCCCGACCGTCATCGAGTGCACCGACCCGGAGAACGAGGTCTTCCGCACCGAGTACTTCGGCCCCATCATCGCCGTGCACGTCTACGAGGACGACAAGTACGACGAGATGCTGACCCAGATGGAGTCCGTCTCCGACTACGCCCTGACCGGCTCGGTCATCGCCAACGACCGTGCGGCGGCGGCCTACACGGCCGACAAGCTCCGCTACGCGGCGGGCAACTTCTACATCAACGACAAGTCGACCGGCGCCGTCGTCGGCCAGCAGCCCTTCGGCGGCGGCCGCGCCTCCGGCACCAACGACAAGGCCGGCGCCCCGCAGAACCTGATGCGCTGGACCCTGACCCGCGCCATCAAGGAGACGCTGGTCCCGCCGACGGACTACACGTACCCGCACATGGGCTGA
- a CDS encoding branched-chain amino acid aminotransferase, with protein sequence MTTPTIELKPSANPLSDAEREGILANPGFGRHFTDHMVTIKWTEGRGWHDGQLVPYAPISLDPATTVLHYAQEIFEGLKAYRQPDGSVATFRPEKNAERFQRSARRLAMPELPVETFIEACDALVKQDKAWVPAHGGEESLYLRPFMIATEVGLGVKPANEYLFLVIASPAGAYFPGGVKPVSIWVSEDRVRAVPGGMGDAKTGGNYAASLLAQAEAATKGCDQVCYLDAVEHTWVEELGGMNLYFVYGDKIVTPSLTGSILEGVTRDSLLAVARDLGYEAEEGRVSVDQWQRDSENGSLTEVFACGTAAVITPVGTVKRATAEWKQGGGEPGEVTLRLRQALLDIQRGTASDAHGWMHRLA encoded by the coding sequence ATGACGACGCCCACGATCGAGCTCAAGCCCTCCGCCAACCCGCTCTCCGACGCGGAACGCGAGGGGATCCTGGCCAACCCCGGGTTCGGCCGCCACTTCACCGACCACATGGTGACGATCAAGTGGACGGAGGGCCGCGGCTGGCACGACGGCCAGCTCGTGCCGTACGCGCCGATCTCCCTCGACCCCGCCACCACGGTCCTGCACTACGCGCAGGAGATCTTCGAGGGCCTGAAGGCCTACCGCCAGCCCGACGGGTCCGTCGCCACCTTCCGCCCCGAGAAGAACGCCGAGCGCTTCCAGCGCTCCGCCCGCCGGCTCGCGATGCCCGAGCTGCCGGTCGAGACGTTCATCGAGGCGTGCGACGCCCTGGTGAAGCAGGACAAGGCGTGGGTGCCGGCGCACGGGGGCGAGGAGTCCCTCTACCTGCGGCCGTTCATGATCGCCACCGAGGTCGGGCTGGGGGTGAAGCCGGCGAACGAGTACCTGTTCCTGGTGATCGCCTCCCCGGCCGGGGCGTACTTCCCCGGTGGTGTGAAGCCGGTGTCGATCTGGGTCTCCGAGGACCGCGTGCGCGCCGTCCCCGGCGGCATGGGCGACGCGAAGACCGGCGGCAACTACGCGGCGTCCCTGCTCGCGCAGGCCGAGGCCGCGACGAAGGGCTGTGACCAGGTCTGCTACCTCGACGCCGTGGAGCACACGTGGGTCGAGGAGCTGGGCGGCATGAACCTGTACTTCGTGTACGGCGACAAGATCGTCACGCCGTCGCTGACCGGGTCGATCCTGGAGGGCGTCACGCGCGACTCCCTGCTCGCCGTCGCCCGGGACCTCGGGTACGAGGCGGAGGAGGGGCGGGTCTCGGTCGACCAGTGGCAGCGGGACTCGGAGAACGGGTCGCTGACGGAGGTCTTCGCCTGCGGTACGGCCGCGGTGATCACTCCGGTCGGTACGGTGAAGCGGGCCACGGCGGAGTGGAAGCAGGGCGGGGGAGAGCCGGGCGAGGTCACGCTGCGGCTGCGCCAGGCGCTGCTGGACATCCAGCGGGGTACGGCCTCGGACGCCCACGGCTGGATGCACCGCCTGGCCTGA
- a CDS encoding proline dehydrogenase family protein gives MLGPVILAASRSDRMRRLISAAPVTKQVVDRFIPGEDVDDIVPVVRELADHGLELTMDVVGEDITNPAQAAAARDAYLELVDRLKPLELGTRAEMSVKLSMFGQALEGGHELALSNVRPVVEAAAEIGTTVTLDAEDHTTLDSMFAIHEELRKDFPQTGCVIQAYLFRTEADARRLAGSGSRVRLVKGAYKEPASVAYQDKHEIDRAYVRILRTLMAGEGYPMIGSHDPRLIAIGQELAHQAGRKLDEYEFQMLYGIRTDEHLRLAAEGHRMRVYTAYGTDWYGYFMRRLAEKPANLRFFARSVITRG, from the coding sequence GTGCTGGGTCCCGTGATTCTCGCCGCGTCCCGCAGCGACCGGATGCGACGCCTGATCTCGGCGGCACCGGTGACCAAGCAGGTCGTCGACCGCTTCATCCCGGGCGAGGACGTCGACGACATCGTCCCCGTCGTCCGGGAGCTCGCCGATCACGGCCTCGAACTGACGATGGACGTCGTCGGCGAGGACATCACCAACCCCGCGCAGGCCGCCGCCGCCCGGGACGCCTACCTCGAGCTCGTCGACCGCCTCAAGCCGCTGGAGCTCGGCACCCGCGCCGAGATGTCGGTGAAGCTGTCGATGTTCGGGCAGGCGCTGGAGGGCGGCCACGAGCTGGCCCTGAGCAACGTCCGCCCGGTCGTCGAGGCCGCCGCCGAGATCGGCACCACGGTCACGCTCGACGCCGAGGACCACACCACCCTCGACTCGATGTTCGCCATCCACGAGGAGCTGCGGAAGGACTTCCCGCAGACCGGCTGCGTCATCCAGGCCTACCTCTTCCGCACCGAGGCCGACGCCCGCCGCCTGGCCGGCAGCGGCAGCCGGGTCCGTCTGGTCAAGGGCGCGTACAAGGAGCCCGCCTCGGTCGCGTACCAGGACAAACACGAGATCGACCGGGCATACGTCCGTATCCTGCGGACGTTGATGGCGGGGGAGGGGTATCCGATGATCGGGTCCCACGACCCGCGCCTGATCGCGATCGGCCAGGAGCTCGCCCACCAGGCCGGGCGCAAGCTGGACGAGTACGAGTTCCAGATGCTGTACGGCATCCGCACCGACGAGCACCTGCGGCTGGCCGCCGAGGGCCACCGGATGCGCGTCTACACCGCCTACGGCACCGACTGGTACGGCTACTTCATGCGCCGTCTCGCGGAGAAGCCGGCCAACCTGCGCTTCTTCGCCAGGAGTGTGATCACCCGTGGCTGA